gtgatAACCAtcatactccatgctgtttagcaggtaaataaaactaagaatgcaaatagaatgattgtgGGAGTTATAGAAGaattaaacctgttccaaattagTGTTAGTTCCTGACTCATTTAACATGTGATtgccctgtcgatgcatggcagtttgtttgcactacgTAACCTGTTTCTGTTTTCGCAGGTTtttgaggccagagccagccGTCATAACCACCCAATATGCAAGTTTGTCTTGTGCAGGTGTTaacctgtcatcagcaacaatctcaggatTATCGCTTGGGCTTGGGTAATAATTTCCTTTACTTTAATTGTCCTGTGACCTACTAGATATCTTAATGctgcattacctgcatcaatgcagtgtaGAAATTTGATTCTCCCATTATCAAAAATTACGGCTTAaccagtgtctcattttcaactttccctgacttgttgtttttgtcaatattttttcgtaacctattttctatttttatttagataaaaagcaTCCCATTGCATTGGCATGCAATTGTCAATCGAGTTAtggatctctcttttttcctttctttttaatgtcctcgtgtacgcccatgtgaatgtgggtgtattcacgaggacacccttttaccctatcccgtctggtgGTAATTGaactcttcagcggatggatggagagcAACTGAcgtagatgcctggctgtatttcccagacATAAAGGTaagacaaaattgatctctattctttcttttggacaatttttgCTGATgacgttgattataaatcgttacgtaGTCACGGGGTatgtttattcctgagctagacGGTTGACtacaactgttttctctctccgttttggttttttttttcagatcaggcttgttttttttttgttttttttagctcacaactttttctgtgggcAAACCATTACATTCGGAaatatttaaacttttaacACACTTGATGCAAAGTGCAACAATCagacaattttttgaccaagagaaacctgccgccacaccggcacctcctcgtagTACTATTATATTCCACAGCCTAGCATTTAaatagctttttttaaaacatttttataaagcGGTTTGTATATCCGTAGGCCGGTGATGTAATTGGCGATCACATGACGAAAACACAGAAGTCCTAGCAGGCCTGCAGGCCCGACCTGCTGTCCTGCAAGTCATGCGGAATGAGCCAAGTCATTTGGAGGGGGTGACTTGGAAAGTTCAAGCGCGAACTGGCAATTAGTAACATCCGTCCACCTTTTTTGTGAGGAGAGAATGCGTGACCCTCGTATCTATCTTGTAGTGATGGTCGCTTCATTAGTAACGTTAGTAATGACAAGTCAACAATCGATGAAATACCACGTCTCTCGCTCTTGACAAACAAGCAAGTAGTAATCAAATTTGGGTGTACTTATTGCCGACTATACTACATATGTACTTGACAGTCTCCTCCGAGACACGTGTCGTCTGTGACTCTTATATATTATCGACCTGGGAGGCAATAACAGTAACGCGCAACGTATTAGATATCAAGCGTTTCATTATTTTGCGCAATATGCTGCCGTCGCCTTCGagaatgtttcaaaaatgattgaacTATTTGGCATTCGccgaatttgaaattgaaccAATCGTCGGCGTCATTTATCGCTTTGTGCCTAGCGCTGGCTGTCTCCTATAATCGAAATGAATTCAGCAGATCAAAGGCGATGTTCAACGTTTTCAGGTGCTGGGGTCGGATTGGGCAATAATGGGTCCCTTTTACATCACCAAGCGTTCAAGGCGAAAAACGTATGGGGAAACCATGGCGTGTTGGGTTAAATAcctgcttcttcttccctttctaTATATGgaccggtttttttttccacttttctttttcctaaacaatttattcaaaataaaataaaaaaaagagagtctgGACAAAACTATACACGATGGCTCCTCCTTCTCGTTGGAGGTGGCCTTCTTGGCGGCCACAGGTATTACCGAGAGAGACGGGCGGGAGAGCTACCCATTTTCAAAGGTGTATTGGACCGTTGCCATACTATGTATGTgtcctattcttcttctcgactCTAGACGGTtcagtttctctctcgtctttagCGCGCGCGGGTTTCGTTTTCACGTTTTCACTTTCCTTCATTCTCattcgggagaagaagaagaagaaagaaagaaaagaaaaaagacgaacgCCATAGACCAAGTAGAAGACGAGACCTTTTTGGTTTCCATTCGGACGATTCTCACACAACCAAGTTCTTCTCTCAGTTGCGATCGCGCTGGTGTAGCCGAGCGGCTGTAATATTTTCGagctctctctatctctctctccatttacATTTCGTCGAAAATTTCCCATTGATATCCTCTCTGCTGCACttgatattttgattatttcgttGGGTTGACAAGTTGTGAGCGACGCGGGGCTGCTGAGAGGGTGAATAGACGAAATGATCGCTCACACGCTCTTGACTGGTTTTGTGTTGATCGGATGCATCCGCGCCGGTAAGTTGTTCAATTTCACATCAATtatatctcttctttttttttttctaatttaatttAGACTCGATGGTCTCATTCATGTTGACTTATTgcgaattattattatttttggtgtAGCTATAAGAGATTATTCATTCGTACGtaaagtttaaaaacaaaaatattcaattggaatatttaatttcgctTCAAATTGGTTTTCGTCTAGCGAAAATCggttgaaataagaaaacgaatGCAAATGCGACGAATTTAGAATTCGATTTCCAAACTCGACGACTTTCGTTTAAGTCTAAAAATTCGAAAAGCAACAGGTTTTTCTAGCGCGCAGTTTTCAACCTTCTGGGTCGTCGGagtttgtaaatattttcccttttgattcttcttctctcttctctcttcttttacaCCCTATGCAAAGAAACGAAGCGAGAAgagataaaaatcaaaatgttcacGTCATTTTCGAAACCAAGGGGATGCTGCTGGTTAGTTAGTTACGATGGTGTCGGTTGGTCGCCGCAGGGCAGGGTGGTTGTTATATGTCGGTCCGTACGTTGATGCCCATACATGGTGAGACATACCTTGAAAaaactaagaagaagaagaacaaaaaaataacgaacgAGAAGGATATAACCTTCAACCTGCTTTGTATTATTAAGGGCGGTGGTGGAATGGTATATCTAAGTCCCATCAGCATGGGTGGTGACGGATATCTGCGTTACTTTTGTCGGGACTTGCCCCATACTTGGCGTTTGTCTGGCCGTGCCAAATTTCGTCATCCCGAAATTGTCAATTGCGTAGTATGTATATACGTACGCACTGTGCGTATGTGGTACGCGTAGGTGCCAATGCGTAACGAAATGATCCCGTCACGCAATCATCAAACCGACGAAATTGTCGAGTGGGTTTATTCGTTTTTGCGCAACATCTTTtcgaagggggggggggatatcaCGAGgaccttttttgtgttgttgcgtcgaaagatgatgatggaaattCTTTAATGGGTGACCGCGACCTGTTGAGcccaaaacacacaaaattgcTCAGTCCTGACGCACCAGCAGTCACCGTAAATGGAGCGAGGACCTTGAGATGAACAATATCAACGAGCTATACGGggaatgcaaataaaaatgttgttgggaGACGCGCTGATGGGCGTATATAGCTAGGCGGTTCCATTCTAGTGTCTTTGGCAGAATTATCGGGCGTCGTCTTCAATCAGTTTTCAGTTGGGTTTCATGgatcgtttttgttttttaccgtAACAAACCAACTGGGAAAGAAGCCAACTAAAAATTCAATCACGCTGGTTAGGtaacttgtttctttcaaaaatcttgTTGGGCGACTATGATTGTTCAGTCAATGGAACCAAGCAACCAACCCATCAAATCTCATCTCCCTTCGTGACTGGCCTGCCCTCATCGTCttacataataaaatatacgCTTGACGCGTATGCATAGGAAAAGTTTAAACTTTCACTGAGCGCGCCAGAAAACTTTATGCACCAgccataagaaaaaaataatacccaGAAAACAATTAAGCAATGTATTTTAATGGTGATTTGGGTTCGATCTTCCGGCCGACTTATCAGATCGATTTTTTGATTGGCGTGAAAACCCCTCcgaaaatatagaaaatcgTAGTAAAAGTAAATAAGCCAGCACATGCGGTTTTTTCGTTGATATTATTAGTCCAGCAAACGACTTAtaacgctctctctctttgtccACTGTCCTGAACGGTtgacagtaaaataaaataaaatcgccACATCAAACgaggacatttttttgttgttgttttgtttcttctttcctttctagTGGAAACGAGTCGTCACTCACTGTTGAAGCCGCAACGATTTCTAACACAATCTAATacggggaaaaagaaatcgagtgGTCGGGGATATTCGATTAGGCACGCTTGGAATAAGTCAAATAGAgccgaaataaaataactaaaaaaaaaaatcaggtaTATATACAGCATATAGGATAGTCAAAAAGAGtgatataatatatttttaaaaaacgtgaGCGTACGCATAAGGACTCATCACACGGCGCCAGCAACTTTCTCTGACGAGTTtggtgggagagagaaagtttggacggacggacgtccatagatttgtttgtttttttttcctttttttcttttaagaaacACGTACGGCACGCACACACAGCACGGCGGGACGTAtacatattttcctttttttttgtgttcctcctttattttgattgttatttatatttgtattgtctttttcttttgtttgcttttttttaatattttcaatttcaagacTTCTTGAATTGTATTCTTATCCCGCCCGGAAAATAGCATAATCGTTATtaacgaaacaacaacaactttgaagaaaacaaaagaacagaGCCCCCTTCAAGTTGTCCTTTCCAAATGAGAGGACAACTTGTTAAACGACATTTTTTGAGTGTCAAGGAAAAAGTTCCAGGGTCCATTAAATCATTATTTCCGCGCATTTCCCCCCCTTCgtgtttctgtttcttttttttttcttgtacgtACCTGCCGGGCAAGAGTGGTCGAGACGCCACTCAAAAGGTGTTGCGTGGTTTCTAGTATAGCCCCAGCAAGGCCGAAATtgaattcaagaaaatggaCATTGAATCTCCGGCTGACACGAACGAGTCTCAGATAATGGCCAAGCGTGAAAAACTCGTCGCCGTATTTCGTATTTTGTTTGGGCCGTGAAACGTGAATGACGCCCGTCGCGTGTTCGTCACTGCTCCGGACGCTATTACGAAACGAAGGGCAGGTGTGGTGCTGGCTTGTGACGCGCCCGACAAGAACATTTCGCAGGAGCGTGCAACAAACCATGCAAATCGCACGACAAAAAAGGTTTCTTGACGGCGGTTATTTCTCGGCGGGTGAACTTGGAAAGAAgtaaaagaggaggaagagaTTTCCAGGCAGTCCGTGTTTCCTGCCCGACTCTCTTCCATTGTGTGCTATACGCACATAACAACTAAATCGTTTCGCTTGTTGACATAACTTCGCACATCCGggccaactctttttttttatccccatCCGAAACGCAGTTTTCACAGGGCGGAGGTTATGAAGAGTTAATAGGCATCCACTGTGCCAACCAAAGTTTATGCGCTAACAGAGTTTTTGGTTCCGTTTTTAACGATCGTCAGTCTTATAATAAAAGGAGCTATACGTATGTATAACCTCAGCATTTTTCATGTGAAAAAATTCAGGGAAATATTtccctttcttatttttattgatgacTGAgtctttcccttttgttttttggcttccTCTTTTATGTACAGCTACCATCGGAGACGGGCGGACGAGCTTGATCGACGGAAAACCTATTGATAGTAAGTGGAACATTGACATCAAACACATATCCCTTAATTTAGTCATAGTCTccaaatttctcttttgtttccgcgaaaagaaaaaaataaattccgctcaatttctaagaaaaacgaccccaaaaaaaaaaacagagggcattaaataaaaaaaaagataaatgacAGTGGAAGTAGATTTTTCTCCGAAATGTCTACAATCTTGTAAAAACGTCGCGACACAGCAGATATAACTAGATGCACCGTGTGTACTATATTATAATATTCCTCGACAGGGATATAACTCGATTGCCGGCTAAGGGTCTCCATTGATGGAGGGTCCTTACGGAACAGAGTCCTCATCCGCCCATTATAGAGATATATAGTGAACGTCGTGATATATATGAAagcagaaaaggaaaaaaaaaagggcaagaTCGTTTTATATAGAAcaggagaaaaataataagccGAACTGTATGATCTCATGTTGCTATCCTCTATATACGACACCGTTAACGATGTCTCTCAATgcctggctgctgctgctgcatgtcATACaacccatttctttttcatcacgAAAATAACAGATCGATCGTCCGGCAGTTGCATCGTAGAGGGAAAAACGTACTTATCGGAAACTTCCGTACCGCGTGACCATCCGTGTCATTACTGCATTTGCTATGGAGGCAAGATCGATTGCTTCTGGAAGCAGTGCGCTCACATCCCGGATGGATGTCAGGTGATGGCCTTCCAGGATACCTGCAATCCTTCGCTCTACATTTGCGGTAAATTTTTCAACTGTCAAATCCTATCGTCCCGCGATCAGTAATTAAACAGTCTGGCGGAGTTGGCGCAATCCCTTATTGATTTTCACCGTTGCATCATATTTCACGTCCAGACATTCCCGAGAAGGCGCGAGAGGCTCCGACTTACGGACCCCCACAGGCCATTCGTCAGCAGCCCGGTTTAAGTGTACTAGCATCGACGAAAGTCTACACGACCAGTCTGCCCACTGCCCCGACATTGGCGCCGAGCTCACGGTCGACTCAGCCGCCGTCTTTTGTTCAAACTTATACCAAGCCGGAGGTGGTACCTCCTTCCCGTCATCTGCTTCCGCCCGCTCGCCAACTGATTGAGCCGCCATCCCGTCATTTGACTCCACCTTTGCCGTCGTCCGGCGTTGCTGCCCAAAAGAAATCCATTTCCGTTTCTCCCGTTCAatttcagcagcagcatcagcagccgTCCAGTCGACAGCGGCGGCCGCTGGAGGAGATTATTCCCATCAGGCAACCGGCCCAGTTCGGACTGGGAATGAAGAGCAAGATGCGATTCAGTCGATCATTAGCCGACGTCACCTCCATTCTCGACACGATGTTGCCGCACAGCATTCAAGAAGAATTTCCGTTGAACTTTGACCACGAAATCGTGGCGCGTTTGGTGGAGAAGCAGGTTCGCTCGAGACGATCCATCAACAGCTTGGCAGGCGACaatcaccaccatcatcatcacgatcATCATGAGGAGGATCGAGGCTGCACCATTCTCGGCATTCATTACCAGCTCGGTGAAGTGATAGGTGAGTTTGCGGTTCATACAGTAGGTAGCAGCCAAACCAAATGGTAATTTTGACTGTCGATGTAAAACGGAAAGAGAAAGTTTTACGAAAGTTTCGTATACCGTCCTTGTGGTCggatattcaaattatttatgaGTCATAATAACAAGATGAAGAATAATTTCGAGGCTCCCCGACCGAGAGGAGTTTAGAGATGATGGGAATTATACAGATTCGCTGTGAACACGGATAAATGCTTCATTTGCATGtagtattttgttttgtttttagcttAACCGAATCGTAATTGAAACTGTCAGGTGTTGCGACTGATGTTTGCCGCGAATGCCGATGCGCTGCGCAGTCTCTCTTCTGTTCGCCAAAGTGCTGTTTCAAACCGGCGCCACTTGAGCAGGTGACTGGAGAATTCGTTCGCATCTTGGACCAAAGTCCCGCCCCGGTTTCGGGATTACTGGCGCCGCAACATCCACTCCATTACATCAAAAGCGAGTAAGTAGCAAAAGCTAACAACAAATCATCATTCTCTCGTGATTCAATGAGTTCGTTTATGGGGAAAAGAATAAGGGAATATGTGCGTTACAAAGAGAACAGCAGCGGGCCGCCGCTGGGGCCATCAA
The window above is part of the Daphnia pulex isolate KAP4 chromosome 3, ASM2113471v1 genome. Proteins encoded here:
- the LOC124191129 gene encoding uncharacterized protein LOC124191129, whose product is MIAHTLLTGFVLIGCIRAATIGDGRTSLIDGKPIDNRSSGSCIVEGKTYLSETSVPRDHPCHYCICYGGKIDCFWKQCAHIPDGCQVMAFQDTCNPSLYICDIPEKAREAPTYGPPQAIRQQPGLSVLASTKVYTTSLPTAPTLAPSSRSTQPPSFVQTYTKPEVVPPSRHLLPPARQLIEPPSRHLTPPLPSSGVAAQKKSISVSPVQFQQQHQQPSSRQRRPLEEIIPIRQPAQFGLGMKSKMRFSRSLADVTSILDTMLPHSIQEEFPLNFDHEIVARLVEKQVRSRRSINSLAGDNHHHHHHDHHEEDRGCTILGIHYQLGEVIGVATDVCRECRCAAQSLFCSPKCCFKPAPLEQVTGEFVRILDQSPAPVSGLLAPQHPLHYIKSEFD